The following coding sequences lie in one Thalassoglobus polymorphus genomic window:
- a CDS encoding efflux RND transporter permease subunit has product MSLNAPSHSEQFANQLARWKYPAVAFLTAMTLILAIPASQLRFDEAVESFFSSESPLLQEYLISKQAFGGDEFLIVGYAVDDPTSSETLDDMESFSATLSQIPGILPESMQDLASIMRNDRAPRWMRLAMRLPAFERSILRESRRMLVSDDDRTVAIAMRLEDENKSPVPRAETFRLVREAVYQHNPNAVVAGEPLQVHDMFQYVERDSRTLGIASSVLLMVVILILFRNIRWVVLPIVLIQCTLIWTQGLLAFTGMKLSMVSSMLNSLVTIIGVATTMHITVTYRELRLTHSRNDSYRLTFKRLAGPISWTCITTAVGFGALLISRIVPVQSFAIMMTLATLLIPLLCCLLFPFGILVGQAHADPNPPMGEDRLVAVLKSLSRWANRHALSLCVLTVALFGLTFLGLLRLTVETDFSKNFREQSPIAQAIEYFETRMGGVGSWEIGFSAPETLTEETLDQVRELSTRLRDIELEDGTKLTKVISLTDGLDLVPRVPIDSSKRSRLLPIMRLRKSTLEEKREFLTTLQPEMETSLYNPSQQRMRIMLRALEQQPAEVKLKLIAEVEKVSREVFPDSTATGLYVLLANMISSLLNDQLFSFLIASAGVALTMGIAFRNLTIGLLSLIPNLLPILVLIGTMGLSGVPVNIGTAMIASVSMGLTVDSTIHYLSTYLRLRKSGVDHLAATESAHGQVGLALVLANLALVAGFSVLTMSNFVPLADFGILVSIAMLGGLVSNIFLMPVLLQWVRIEPTSPEPIPAEPVQIPA; this is encoded by the coding sequence ATGTCCTTAAACGCCCCGAGTCATTCAGAGCAATTCGCAAATCAACTCGCCCGCTGGAAGTATCCGGCGGTGGCGTTTCTAACTGCCATGACCCTGATTCTGGCGATTCCCGCCTCACAACTCCGATTTGATGAGGCGGTTGAGTCATTCTTCTCCAGTGAGTCTCCACTCCTTCAGGAGTATCTCATCAGCAAACAAGCTTTCGGTGGAGATGAATTTCTCATCGTCGGCTATGCGGTTGATGATCCAACCAGTTCGGAGACTTTAGATGACATGGAGTCTTTTTCCGCAACACTTTCGCAGATCCCGGGGATTCTTCCAGAAAGTATGCAGGATTTGGCCTCCATCATGCGAAACGATCGGGCTCCGCGCTGGATGAGACTGGCGATGCGATTGCCCGCTTTCGAAAGATCCATACTGCGAGAATCACGGAGAATGCTCGTCAGCGACGATGATCGCACCGTCGCCATTGCGATGCGACTTGAAGACGAAAACAAGTCACCCGTTCCCAGAGCGGAAACTTTTCGCCTCGTTCGAGAAGCTGTTTATCAACACAATCCGAATGCTGTCGTCGCCGGTGAACCGCTTCAGGTCCATGACATGTTTCAATACGTGGAAAGGGATTCTCGAACGTTGGGGATCGCCTCTTCTGTCCTGCTCATGGTGGTGATTTTGATTCTGTTTCGAAACATTCGGTGGGTCGTCCTTCCGATCGTGCTGATTCAATGCACCTTGATCTGGACGCAAGGTCTCCTCGCATTCACCGGCATGAAGCTGAGCATGGTCAGTTCCATGTTGAATTCATTGGTAACAATCATCGGCGTTGCGACGACGATGCATATCACGGTGACGTACCGAGAGCTGCGGCTCACTCACTCCCGCAATGATTCCTATCGTTTAACATTCAAGCGGCTTGCTGGTCCGATTAGCTGGACCTGCATCACAACAGCTGTCGGTTTTGGGGCATTGCTTATCAGCCGGATTGTGCCTGTTCAGAGCTTTGCCATCATGATGACATTGGCGACTCTTCTTATTCCACTTCTCTGTTGTCTGCTGTTCCCTTTTGGAATCCTTGTCGGACAGGCTCATGCCGACCCGAACCCTCCGATGGGAGAAGATCGACTCGTGGCTGTATTAAAGTCGCTCAGTCGCTGGGCGAACCGCCACGCCCTCAGTCTATGCGTGTTAACAGTCGCTTTATTTGGCCTCACGTTTCTCGGGTTGCTCCGCCTTACAGTTGAAACCGACTTCAGTAAAAACTTCCGAGAGCAAAGCCCCATAGCTCAAGCCATCGAGTATTTTGAAACCCGGATGGGAGGAGTTGGGAGTTGGGAGATCGGGTTTTCTGCACCTGAAACGCTGACGGAAGAAACTCTGGATCAGGTTCGCGAACTGTCAACCAGATTAAGGGATATTGAGTTAGAGGATGGCACCAAGCTGACGAAAGTTATCTCACTGACAGATGGACTGGACCTTGTCCCACGTGTCCCAATCGATTCCTCAAAGCGAAGTCGACTCTTACCGATCATGCGACTTCGCAAGTCAACATTGGAAGAGAAGCGTGAGTTTCTCACGACGCTGCAACCTGAAATGGAGACTTCGCTCTATAATCCTTCGCAGCAACGCATGAGGATCATGTTAAGAGCCCTTGAGCAACAACCGGCAGAGGTCAAGCTGAAATTGATCGCTGAAGTTGAAAAAGTCAGCAGAGAAGTTTTCCCGGATTCCACTGCCACTGGACTGTATGTCTTGTTGGCAAACATGATCTCCAGCCTGCTCAACGACCAATTGTTCAGCTTTCTGATCGCTTCAGCCGGAGTTGCACTGACGATGGGAATTGCGTTCCGAAACCTTACGATTGGACTTCTCTCGCTGATTCCGAATCTGCTTCCAATCCTCGTCTTGATCGGGACCATGGGATTGTCCGGAGTTCCAGTCAACATCGGAACAGCGATGATTGCCAGCGTCTCCATGGGGCTCACTGTCGACTCGACAATCCATTACCTGAGCACCTACCTGCGACTTCGTAAAAGCGGTGTCGACCATCTCGCCGCGACGGAAAGTGCTCATGGACAAGTCGGCCTTGCACTGGTCCTTGCCAACCTTGCTCTGGTCGCTGGTTTCAGCGTGCTGACAATGTCGAATTTCGTCCCACTTGCGGATTTTGGAATTCTGGTCAGCATCGCCATGCTTGGTGGATTAGTCAGCAATATCTTCCTGATGCCGGTCTTGCTTCAATGGGTTCGGATCGAGCCGACTTCACCTGAACCGATTCCAGCAGAACCTGTCCAGATCCCGGCTTGA